GACGAGTGTCCCCATGGCGGCCAGTGCCGGGCTGCCCCTGCCTTGGGTTGTTCTCTAAGCGTCTGTCCCCACGACTTAAGTGGGGAGACACTGATTTTCTATTAAAACACGTTGCCACCTCTTTCAGTCTGGAGATTTGTACCCAAAGGGGGGACATGGGGACTGATTTACTGTGGGTAGAGGTGGGGACGCTGGGCAAACCATCGCCTCTGGGCCTCAGGGGCCAGGGCTGCGGTCTCCAGGGTCCCTTCTGACTTCACAATTCGGGGAGGCCAGAGCGGGGAGCCCAGCAAAGACTGAGTCCCAGCACCCCCACTTTTAGGAGCAGAGGCCAAGAGGGACCACGGTGGGGGCTCCCCTGGCCCTCGGGGACCATCATTACCACCCCCTATACATACCAGCCCACCCACCCCAGACCCCGCCtcatctcaccccaccccccGAAGAGTACGGGCAGGTTTCTGCCCCATAatccagatggggaaaccaaggctccgAGAGGTCAGGTCATGTGTGTGAGCCCACGGGGGCAGGCGCAGGCCTCAGGCTCAGCCCCCTTCAGCCCTGGGCCGGTCGGGAAAGCCCCCTGGAGGGCGGCTGGCCTCCTCAGTGCCCTGCAGTGAGGGATGCGGCAGCCCCCTCTTGTCAGCCCCCTGCCCTCAGCTAAGGGTGCATTCACTGCAAAGACGTGCTCAGCTCTGGAGGGTCCACGAGGCCATGACCCTTGTTGCTTCTGGAAAAATATTGTTCGAGGCGTACACCACAACCCCAAGAATTCTGAAATTTGTCAACATCCTCACACCCACGAGATCACGCCAGGAAGCAGCCAGGACGGAGCCCACCAGGAAGCGTGCGGATGGGAGGGTACCAGGAGGCCAAACCGAGTTCCTAGAAGTTTCTGCAActccagaaacaaacacagaaggCAGTGTTTCAAGTTTTAAATCTCAAACAATGAAAACAAGGCAATCTGAAGATGCAGAAAAGATGGCCACAGAGAAGCGAGACAGGCCCCACGACGATCAGTTAGAGGTTCaggtgtttctgtttttatttgcacTTTGAGAAAGAGATGCATTTAGGTTTAAGGATATTTACTTTCCGCTTAGCCGGAAGCAGAGTGGAAGCAGGACACCTGCTGTCAAAcagcagtggggtgggggacGCAAGGCAGCGTCAAAGAGGTCCGGGGGGCCACTCAGGAGCCTGGCGGCAGCCCGCCCTCCCTGTCCAGCCCTGGAGGGCCTCCCCAGCCCACTGCATGGGCGCACAGCTCCTGTCCCAGTAGCCCTCCTGGGGCCAGTTCTGCCTCTCCTGGAAGCCCCCCGGGGTGGGGATGTCTGGGGGTGCCAGGTGCAGCCAGCCTGAGACAGCCCCAGTGTCTGCAACAGCCCCGCCCTGCAGGTGGCCTTGTGGGGAAGTGGACTCAGGTCTCTGCTAGCCTGACCGAGGGGCTGCCCAGACCGACTCTGGGCAATCCACGAATGCCAAGGGCAGACTCAAACCTGCAGCAGACCCTCAGTTCCAGAAGCCCACATCCCATCCCTGCTCCGTCCAGGGCCCAGGTGGCTGCTGCCTGATGGGGGACCAGGCAGACGAGGAGCTCTCAGGGGCGGACAACATCCCCACAGCTGGTGGACTAGGCTGGGCAGGTCTCTTTAGAGCCTCAGCAACTGTCAAAACACCTCCCCCCAGGACCCCGCCCAGAATAGGGCCAGGTCCCGGGACCAGACCTTCAGAGATGCCAGGAACCTCAGCTGCCCTGAACccaagccccacccacccaccctcccaaGATGCCAGGCAAGCAGCATCACGACAAGTGATCTGCAGCCTCGCTTCCCGGACGCAGGCTGCCCCCTACCCCGGCATCTCAACCCAGGCCCAGACCGGAGGCCTCTGGAGGCTCCGTGCCCCCACCCCCCTCTCTGGGGGACCAAACTAGTCGCTGGCAGTGAGAGCCATTGATGTGGGGAGCAAACCAGAGCACGAGGGCCAGCCCAGAAAGCCAAAATAGTTGACTGAGCCCCAGGGAGGGTGGGATGGGCTTTTACACCTtgggcccctccccctccccctctcgcTCCTGGACAGGACACAGGAGACAGTGCGCAGGTgcggaaggggaggaggggggtccACAGCCAAGCACGAGTTCCTCACCACTGAGCCCCAGGTTCCCAGTTCCCCTCGCTCGTCCTTCACTGGCCACTGGGGGACAGGGTTGTGCCCTTGGGGCctcctgagatgggagggcagcccctcctctgggGTGCTGGGGGCGCTGGGGGCACCCTGTGGACAAGTTGTGCAGGGAGCTGCCTGATGCACACACCGCATGTCCTGGCCGCTCCGGTCTCCACCCACACGCATACTCCCACACACCTGTGCATGAGCACACCCACGTGCACACTCtcacgtgcacatgcacacacccacatgcacacacactcacccttCCCATGCAGACCCACGCTCACACGCGTGCTCACGCGTGCACACACCGATCACTATGCACGCACACCACACACATATCCACACCCTCACGTGACCTCACAGGTACAGACATCCGCGGTGgcacctgcctcccccaccccctgagaGACGATGCCCCCAACACCCAGAGGGCAGCCCTCACCCCTGTCAGCCGCCATGCTCGTGGTAGGGATGGGGTGCCCGGGAGGGCGGGTCACGCAATGCGTACAGGGCTGGGGGGAGACATGCAAGGCAAggcggggctgggcagagccctggtCCCTGCCCCGGGGCAAGCCGCGGGCCCCCCGGGGCCCGCCCGCCACGCCTAGATGACAGCGCTCCTCTCATCCTGGAAGGTGGTGCGGGAGGCCGGCCTGGCCAGCAGCAGCTCCTTCTCGTGGACCAGGTTGTCCAGCAGGTCCTCCTGGCGGTAGTTGTGGTAGACTTTCAGGAAGGCCAGGACGGTGATGGCCAGCCAGGCCAGCCACGAGGCCCAGAGGCCGAactgcagagggcagagggcagagggcagtgtCGGGGGCCGGCCAGACTCAGTGTTCACCGCTCGGCGCACCCCCGCCTGCCCCTCGGGAAAAGGACATGACCCGCTGGGCGAGGGATGAGCTGCTGCAGGGACGATGGGGACGTCACCCCGGGTGGGGGCCCAGGAGGAGCTGCAGCCGGCTCAGCGCCACCGAGAGCTTGTTCCCTCCCGAATGGGGCTCCTCCACTCGCTGGAACAAATTGACCTTTATCTGCTGTTTCCAAACAGTTGAAGGGGAAACAATTTAATCAGAATCAGGCTCCAGCCGCAATTAAACTAACTGGTTGGAGGGTATTTGTCATCAGACCCAGCTCGCACCTTCCTTAATCTAATTGGCACAAATTAGGGCTGGAGCATTTCCCACTAAATTTGTGTGAAGCTGTCTCTGGCAGTTTCCGCTCATCTTAGCAAAGAAGTTTTACACCCAGACGACATCCAGCCACCCCCCCCTCCAAGAAGGCTTCTCGTCTTGGAAAGAGTCCCCAGACCAGCCACTGGCCAGTGCGGGTCCAGAAGTGAACCTGGGTGCTGGCAGGCCCTGCTCGGCGCTGAAAGGACCCACTCCTGCCCGGGCGCTCTGCCGTCAGTGCCATCAGGGTCAGATGTGGATTTCAAGGGACAGGCCCTCTTTGACCACATGTCCTGATACGCCTGTGCTCCAGCAGGTGGGGTCCCCAGAGTTGCCCCGTGGCCTCCTGGGGGGCAGGGCTGAAGGAGGAGGGTCTCCCCCCCAACCCGCAGTGGCTGGGGATGCCACCAAATGCACAGGCTGGGCCTCCTCCTGGGACACGCTTCATCAGACACCGCTGGGGAGTCGCTGTGAGCCCTCGAGCGTCTGTCTGAGGGCGCACATGGTGCCAGGACCAGAACCCAGACCCCCGGCCCCCGGCAGACCCAGCATGACACCTGGGTTCCTTTCTGGCACCATCAGGCCCAGGGCACTCCCTCACTCCACGGCCTCCTCACTGCTTAGGTCATGCTGTTTGCTCCTCCTAGGACATCCTGCACCCCaactctccccaccctcctgcaACAACCCCTCTCAGTCTCCAAGATCCAGCCCTCCTCCGGGAAGCCTGCCTGACTGCTCCCCCAGCATAGCGCTCACTCAGCTGCACCTCCTCAGCCTGGCACCATCCTTAACTACAATCTGTTTCCTCCCCCGATGGGGGTTTGGGGCTGGGCTGTGCACACAGTTTATGTTCAGCAGTGAATGGCCCCCTCCCCAACAATACCTCTCTCTCCCACCAGGGCGGCCCCACCCACCTGGAAGCCCCACCCACCTGGAAGCCCCACCCACCTGGGCAACGGCAAACTGGTCATAGAAGGCAGAGTTGTCCACGTTCAGCTCCAAGTCGATGTCCTGGAGCTCTTCGCAGCTGAAACGGCAAGTCGCGGGGGTGGGAGTTGACTGCGGGCCACAAAGCATGGGGAGCAGTGGAGCATCACCCACTAATGGTGAGGGGCTGTCCCCAAGGTGGGGCAAACAGGGAGACTCAATGCCCTCTCCGTGGAGCCAGGAACCTGCAAACGCAGCCCCCATCTGGCCTTGGACCACAGGGGACACCAGCGCCAGCCTCCGCTCTCCTGGAGACTCTGGCCCTGGCCCCACTGCCCCACAGCACTGCAGAGTCAGGGGCTTCCAAAGCAGGGGTGAGGGGTGCTACTCTAGCTCCCGGGTCCCCAGACTGAGCTGCACAGTGGCCAACGGGAGCCCTGTGGGCACCCATGGGGGCAGCACCCCCCCAACCTGCTCGCCCTTCACCTCCTGGGGCTGGAAGCACAGGCCAACAGAACCAGTGGGGACAAGCAGGGCAAACCACAAGACCCTAGTGACCTCCATAGACCCCCTGTCCCTGAGCAGGCCAGGTTGGGCTGGGCCGCAGAAGCCTGGAATGAATGAGGCCTGGGCTTAGGGGCCTGTAGCATTGCGAGATGTCAGGACACATTAACGGGAGCATGATGCCCAGAGAGAGGGAGGCCAGAGGCCCAGGCACGCTCTGGAAGGGGCAGCAGGATGGGGCTGAAGGGCTGGAAATGGTGTTTGTGACAGTGAAGAAACTCGTGGCATCTTTCTGGAGAAGCCCGTGGCCACACCCAGGGGCCTGCCCACGCTCTGAGGGCCCTCAGGGCTGAGGGAGCAGGTGGCTGGGGCCCAGCTGGGAGGGCTCAGCTCCACATGGGCGAGACCCCGCCCCACAGAGGGGCTGCCTTGGGTGCGGACCCCGAAGCAGCTACCCACCCAGGGTGCTCAAAGGTCCCTCTGTTGTGTGCCCCAGGCTTCCGCAGAGGCCCCTCGGGGGCCCCCGGGGTGGACATGCAGGATAAGCGGGTAtggtccccccaacccccacccatTTTGgctcttttgtccattttattcatTGAGGTTCCAGGTCTGCTTTTGCTTAAGGAAAGAATCTGGAGCCTCTGGAAGAGGTGACCCCAGGGTCCCTGCCTTtccaggggcctggcctggggcacTGGACGATGCCTCTTAGGGCTGGGCAGTGGAGAGCCCTACGCCGGGGACCAGGCAGTCCCTGGGCTCCACCTCGGGCCACCCCCAAGCCAGAGATGGCCCCTCTCAGGGCCCAGCGCAGTCGTCCTGGCTCCAGAGGCCTCTGTCCTCAACCCCCTCTGACCAGAAGCTTCTGCTCCTGTCCCTTCCTTCACCACCCCTGTCACCTCCACCCCCATCTTCCAAGCCCTCAGGGACCAAAGCCCCCAGTTACCGCCCCCGGGCCCAGGCCTCTGCCTCCTACAGCAGTGCAGAGTCGGGTCTCCAGGGCCGTCCACTGCGTGGCCACGTGTAAACTTCTGGGACCTGGCATCCACTCACATGCCAGCAATGTTGGGGCCGCTGGAATCTCTGACCTCCTGGGCCTCCATCCCTCACCCTGGATCCACCCCCAGGGCTCTTGAGGGCCCTGCTTCTGTGTGAGGCTCAGGGTCCCTGAACTGGGAAGGGGGTCAAGGGGGAGGGCCCCAGGGAAGGGCTGGCCAGGTGTGCACAGGTGGGGCACAGGTGGGGACACAAGTGGGATGAGCGAAGCTGTGGGCTCAGTGGGGGGGCAGGCAGGTTCATGCAGGAAGACATCGTCCAGGAAGTGgtgggcagggcccagggcaCACCTGTGGGGCACGGTGCCCTTCTCCGTGATGGCGTCGCACCACATGGTAAAGCCCACGCTCACGATGGTGCTGGCGATGAAGACAAGGAAGACCACGAAGGCGCTGACCAGCAGGTTCAGGAAGGCGTAGAGGAAGGAGCTGCAGtgaaggcgggggtgggggaggacacTGAGCGCCACACCAGATCCACCACGCCCCTGCAGGACCAGGACCCTCAGGTTTCCAGCAGGGGTCTGGGCCCCTGGTGAAGGGGCGAGGCCACCAGGGGCCACTTCCCCTCCTGcagcttcccctgcccctgcagtCCCCTGTGCTGGCTcgggccccccaccccatcctccccaaGCCTGGGGGCAGGAGCGCTGTCAGCATCCTACAGGGGAGGTGGGGCCACTGTTCAAACCCAAGGCCACTCGGTTCCAAAGACTGGGATCCAGCACACGTGCTGAAAAGGCCAGACAGCTTTTCAAGGTGGACCCCCCTGGCAGTCATCCTTCACGGCCATGTGGCCACTCGGTCATCAACGCAGTGGGCCTGGACCTGCACTGGGGCTGTGTGACCCTGCTCTGATTTCTCCACTGAAGCCTGAAAGGCCAAGGAGTGACCAGGGCGGGTGCATGGGGGACCCAGGAGGCTGGGTCGCAAGGGCAGACCTAGCTTGGGGCCAGCCAGGGCCTCTCTGGGGTCCACACAGGAATGACCCCCACTGGGGTGCTTTCAGAGGGCAATGTGTGCTCTCTGACAGCACGAGGAAGGATACACGTGGCCAGACACTCACCCACCCCACCAGactctcctgcctgcctgcaaGCATCCACTACCCCGCCATCTCTGAATCTCCCCTCAGATTCAGAGTCCTATGTGAGAGCAGGTGGCTGagctgaggctggggtggggacacaGGACTGTCCCACGGGATGCGGGCCAGAGGGGAACCCCGTCAGGTGGGATGGCAGCCCAGGCCCTCCTCGAACCTGCCAGCAGATTTGATGTGAGCATCAGTGCTTTCAGTTTGTCAAGTCTGAGGGAGCTGATCGACCAAATCTGGCTTCACGGTGAACATTTACTAAAGAAGGTGTCAGCTGGAATCTCAGCCAGGAAAACATCCAGGTCACTGTCACTGGACGTGGTAACCACAGGCCGAGGCCAAGCCAGGATGCGTGCATTTCTCCTGCCTCCGATCTCCTTCTCTGGTTTATCCACCACTGGACAGGCACCTTTgagcatccacccacccacccatgcTGGGGCCCGAGGACAAAGAAACAAGGACACCAGCCCAGGAGGTGCCTCAGCCGATGGGCGGAGGATAAACCGAGGTCACCAGTGCCCAACTCGCAGCACGAGTGGTGGCAGGAACCGTCTGTGTCTCTGGGGAAAGATCCCACAGGCCTGTCGTCAGCATAAGCTCGCCTGCACTCACGGGGCACCCGTGGTCCTCGCCCAGCTCCGTGTCAAGGTTGTGGGTTTACTGTGCTTGAGTCTGGGCGCTGCCCACGCCCTGTGGTGGTTCATCGTGTGAGGGAGGGCGTTCCTGCTGCCGGAACCAGATCACGGGGGCTGCTGTCTCCCTCCCATCCTCCGCCGGGGGAGCCAGCCTGAGTCACAACAGCAATGACCTCTCTCCCTGGATCCTGGCTGAGTTCAGGCAACGGGGTCCCGGTGGGGacaggagggtgggaagagagggagtgagttcacccccaccctccaggggGCTGCGTGGGCCAGCTGTGTCCCTCCACCAAAGGTCCACATTCCCCTCTAGGTGGCCTCTTCCTCATAACCCTCCCTGCCCGGTCCCTCAGCCCACACCTGGCCCCGCTCTGGCCCTCTGGCTGTCCTCGCTTGGGCGGCCATCCTTCTCCGGCCAGGACCCTGACAGACACAGTTCTGAACTACAGAACATCCGTCCCTGGGCCCTTGAAGCAGCGGTCAGGGGTCAACAGTTATAAAGAGGGGTTCGTTACAGCCCCCCAGAAGCCGTAACCAGGCGCAGCTGGGTGTCAcacccccccagcccctctgccagtTGCGTGACCTTTACTCTGGGGCCCTTGATTTCTTCCTCTAGAGGACAATTGGATAATGAGGGCCCTCCACCCCGAGTCACAGTGGGAACTGGGAGCCGGTGTGGGCGGAGGGCGGGGGGGCTGCCGGGCTGCTCACGAGCCCCCACTCCGCCCCAGGAGGGACGAGGCCCGCTGCCCAGGCCCGCACAGGCCTgctgctctctgagcctcacaccAGATGTGCTCgagccctggggctggagccggGGTCCTGTGGGAGCCGGGGATGTGGGAGGGGGTTGGAGGGGCTGCTGAGTCACCTCAGGAACCAGACTTGCAGGCTGGATTGGCGCCAGCTGTGCCCCCTGTGGGGCAGTGTGAGGCCCAGCGGGGCTCAGGGATGCTGGAAGGCCCAGTCCCCCGGAGCCCCATTTCCTGGGAGCTGGTGCCCCGAGGAAACAGAGGTTACCCAGAGCCTACACCCCGACACCTCCAGTCAGAGAGCACGGCGGTCCTTGGGAGTCGGACGGAGTGGGAGAGACTAGCTTCCACAGACAGAGCAAAGAAGCAGGTG
This DNA window, taken from Camelus dromedarius isolate mCamDro1 chromosome 5, mCamDro1.pat, whole genome shotgun sequence, encodes the following:
- the TMEM179 gene encoding transmembrane protein 179 produces the protein MALNNFLFAQCVCYFLAFLFSFVVVVPLSENGHDFRGRCLLFTEGMWLSANLTVQERERFTVQEWGPPAACRFSLLASLLSLLLAAAHAWRTLFFLCKGHEGSFLYAFLNLLVSAFVVFLVFIASTIVSVGFTMWCDAITEKGTVPHSCEELQDIDLELNVDNSAFYDQFAVAQFGLWASWLAWLAITVLAFLKVYHNYRQEDLLDNLVHEKELLLARPASRTTFQDERSAVI